A single window of Camelus ferus isolate YT-003-E chromosome 7, BCGSAC_Cfer_1.0, whole genome shotgun sequence DNA harbors:
- the LOC116664962 gene encoding protein S100-A10-like encodes MPSQMEHAMETMMFTFHRFARDKGYLTKEDLKVLMAKEFPGFLENQKDTLALDKIMKDLDQCRDGRVGFQKFFSLIAGLTIACNDYFVVHIKQKGKK; translated from the coding sequence ATGCCGTCTCAAATGGAACACGCCATGGAAACCATGATGTTCACATTTCACAGATTTGCTAGGGATAAAGGCTATTTAACAAAGGAGGACCTGAAAGTACTCATGGCAAAGGAGTTCCCTGGATTTTTGGAAAATCAAAAAGACACTCTGGCCCTGGACAAAATAATGAAGGACCTGGACCAGTGCCGAGACGGCAGAGTGGGCTTCCAGAAATTCTTTTCGCTAATCGCCGGGCTCACCATTGCGTGCAATGACTATTTTGTGGTGCACATAAAGCAGAAGGGAAAGAAGTAG